The region CCCATGGGAGCGCCTCCTCCCTGACCTGTCCTCCCGCCGGGGGAGCAACAGCTACCGGGCCAGCAAGGAGGGGAACTGTGCGCAGAGGACCTGCCACAGCCCTCGGGTTGTTCTCAGCTCGCCTTTCCCTGTGGGGCCCGCCAGAGTTCCACCACGGGGGAAACGTGGAGTCTACTCACTGGACAAGAGAGCAGGGTGCTACCCAGGGCGACCAAGAAGAGCCAAGCACTCCACAATGGCCACCAGAGCAGCAGACCAGGGGCCGTGAGGGCCCCAAGGACAGCTCAAGCACTAGAGACCCTCCCCGCAGCCCTCAGACAAGACAGCCTCggagaggaaagaaggatgaGCCGAGGCAGGTACAGACAGCCCCGCCATTTGCTCCCTGAACTGACCATTTACCTCAAAGGGGCTGCTGCAAACCGGAAGAGACAGATAATGTCATaagaaagtttacatttttttcctaccaaCAATGGAATTAGAGATACAAGAACAAAAGGAAACGAACAACAGAACACAAAGTGGGTTTTCTGGCCCATCTGAGGCTCGCTGTGTAGATTTAAACCCACCATATATACCAAAAAAGCTCAAAGCACTGAGAAAGGCCCCCAAGCTCACCCCAGCCCTCGCCCAGAGCCCACATCCTGCGCAGGCCAGATATctgggcagcccctgccctgcccccagccccccagagcGGCCAGCACACACACCTGGAAGTTCCCGCTGTGCACGCTGTAGAGAGGCTGGAAGAATGCCACTGGAGAGGGCACGTTCTGGTGAAAGGTCCTCTTCACCCTGAGCACCGAAAGGACAGTCAGAGGCTCCCCCTAGATGCTCCTGCAGAGGCCCGGCTCCGGGAAGCGTGAGGTCCCTGTGGGGAACTCAGCTCCCTCCCAACCAGCAGGTGACCAGCTCTGCCTCATCCGTGCTGCTGCCATGCTCTCCCCTCACCAGGGCCACACCTGCTCTCAGGGGAAGACCCGACGCCTGGCAGACTGTGGCCTCCCTGGCTAATGACCCCATGGAACTGACTGACACCACATGTGTCCTTTGCAGGGTGAGCTGGGATGGTGAGATCAGGGGCGGAGAACCAGCCGAGATCTCAGCTCACAGAGGGAGCCAGCACCTCCAGCAGCCCCAGCTGTGATTTGCAGGCAGGTGGCAACTCCCTTTCCCACCGGACTGCCCCCTGAGCACCAGATCTACCTGCGTGGGGCCCACCGGTCCTCCCCGGGGACGTGGCACAGGGCTCCAACCCAACAGGCCCAAGCTGACTTTCCCGATCTCCCCTGGGGCCTGGAGCAGCCAGTTCCCCACCTCAGGGGTGACGGCAGGAGTCACCAATCAGAGGAGTCTCCTCTGCCCACGCATCCCCGCTGTTTCCCTTCCTAAGACCCTGAAAAATTCCCTCCACTTTGCTCTATCTTTACTTCTTTCACCGGCTCCAGCCAAACTGCCTCTCTCTGGACACCACCCCTGGCCTCTCAGCAGATCCTTCCAGCCCTCTGTACCTCAACAACCCATTTCAAAATACAAACCATATCACATCACACACCATTTAACACAATTCAGGCTCTTTCCTTTGCTCCAAGGACAAGCCTGCACCCTCCTCTAGCTTATTGGCCCCGCCCATCAGCCCCGCCCATCACCCTCTGCCTCACCACTAAGCCGCCCCATTGCTCTCTTCGCTCTTTGTCTGACCTCCTCATCCTCTCTGCTACGTGTCCACACCTGGCCAGTGTCCTTGGGTCCTGTCCTTGATGAGGCCCTGTACCCTTCTCATAACCTGGCACGTGTGATGGCCTGTTTCAGAAGGGCCCCTGTGAGCATCGGCTTCTCTGAGGCATCCACTGGAGCCGAGAGCTGGGTCCTGTGTGCCCCCGATACCCGAAACTGTTTTCATCAGATGCGTTAACAAGTGAGCAAACCACCCAGCACCTCTGAAGGCCGAGGATGAGAGCTCCAGGCAACTTGGTTCCCATGACTTTGGGTCCCTCCTCAGTTCTTTTGTGTCACACTGCCCCCCAGACCAGGTAACTTGGAAACTGCACTGGTCCAAGGCAGAGGCTTGAAAACCACCCCCATCCAGGACCTGACGGCGGGTGGGGGGCGGTGAGCACAGGGGGAGTGGTGCGGGTCTGGCCCTCAGCACCCCGCTCACCACACTGACACAGcaacacacagccacacactcaCAAACACGCACACAGCCACACGCACACCCTTCGGTTACCAACCTAGGTGACAGCTTGAACAGGATGTAGGTCAGGCTGGTCAACAGGAGAAAGATGGACACGGCGACGAGGGTGCTGTTGGGCTGCCCCACAGGTGCGATCAGGGAACCTGTGGGCAGGAAGGGCCTAGAGCTGTGCGTGGCCTCTGAACCAGGGTGTTCCACCACACCCACATGGCAGAGACTCCCCCGTGAGTGCCCTGGGGCTGTGTGGAAGGTTTGTCGTGGGCCTTGGAGGTTTGTGGCATGCCTGCTGAAGCACCTTCGGTGGCTCACAAAGCCCCAAGTCCCCTCTCAGCATCTGCAAGGCCGTCAGGGGGAGCGGACCTTCCAGCACCGCTGTGCACAGGGGTCGGCCAGCCCTCCCTGAGGCCTTGCTGTGCAGCCCTGGGCTACGCCGGCTCCAGTCACAACCACCGGCTCAGGTTCCTGGGAAGCTCAAGCTTGGCAGGTGTCTGCTTCCTCCTCACACACCTCGGCCCTCCAGGGCAGAGTGGTCCACTGGCGCATAACTGCCTCTGGGGTGGGTCTCAGGAAGTAAacgggtggggcagggggtgcaaGCAACAGAGTAGGGAGGCCTAACCAGACTCCCAGGGCAGCAGCCTCGAGCGCCCACCTTGCCGTTGAGGGGAGGCGAAGAACACAGGCGGGCTCCACTCGCTCCAGGGGCCCTCGTAGTGTTCCTCCTCGGCCATGGTGCCCTCCAGGGCAGCCATCTGGACGCGCAGCCTCGCCTCATAGACGCAGCCAGGGTCCAGTTCCACGGCTTCGAGGGTGAGCAAGGTCACCCCGACGATGCGATCCTTGTGCCGGGCCCGCTGCCAGGGTGGAGACAATTAGCCGTCgctgagagggaggcagggtcCGTCAGCACTTCAGAgtgtacacacgcacacagaggCACACTCagcacactcacactcacacagccATATCCACAAGGGCACGTTTTCACATGTACACACGTGCATATCCAAGGACACACGCTTACACTCATCTACctgcatgcacactcacacacagagacACGCATGTATGCTCACCATGCTCACACACATAGGCACACCCTATGAGCACTCACATGTGTAAACACACACTCGCGCACACAGTCACACTCACACAGACGTACCTGTGCATGCACACATCAAACACATGTGAATGCTTGCACACACATACTCTTGGCTCTGGTCACCTCCCCTTCTCCTAATTCCGAGTCAGCATCTCCCCATGTGGAGTGAGGAACGGCCCTGTGCCGCTgctcccaggaggcagagaggcgCCACGGCAGCCAGCCCAAGTGTTACCTCCCaagcctcttcctgcctcttaAAGGCCAGCTCATAGCTGAACAGCGAGGCCAGCGGCTCCAAGGCAGGGCTGACACTCCAGGTCAGGACACAGGAGCCAGAGCTGACGTTGCTCTGCAAGTCAGAGGGAGGGTCCAGCTTCACTGAAACAGAATGAGGCCACGTGAAAGTGTGTCTGTCggtgtgcccagggctggggctctgACAGACTCCCGGGAGGCCAGGTCAAGGCCCTCTCAGGCCAGGGGCCTCACTGGGAGGCTGGTCCAGAGAAGCCCCAGGCGAGACAGGACAGCAATgactccttcctgcccctgcagCGCACAAGGCAGCTCTCAAAGCTTGCCTCCCCTTTCCTTCAGAAGCTGCTGTTGGAGGCTCTTCCCCGAGTCTCATGGGGCTCCTTCCCGCTGTGACTGAAGTGCAGTTCAAGTGACTCAAGCTGCAGGGCCCCACCTCGAAGCCCTGTGTCTTCACCATCCCTTAAAACCCAATCCTGCCAGCAGCCAGtgggctgccccccacccccaccccggacccaCCCCGGACCCAGCCCGATCCCAGCCCTGGGTCTGTCCTGGCAGGGGCCAGGGCTCGCACCAAGCATGGGCATCACAggctccagggccctgccccgaacacacaggcagccagggtgttTCCCCCGAggtgccccaccccaggcctcaccGTGTCTCCGGGGCAGGTACTGGGGGTCCACCAGGCTGACCTGCTCCTTCCCAGAGATGTGACGGTGCAAAGTGATGGTAAAGTTGTCAGAAGGCACAAGAACCTCCTCGGGTGGCAGCACCAGGGTGCACACACTGGCCCGGAAGACACACCTGTGCTCGCTGCCCGGCTTGTGGTTGCTGGCAAGGGTTATGTGTCAGCGCCAAGAAGCTGCTGCACCAGCCCGGCCCCTGCTGCTGCTCTCGCAGGGGCCCTATCCTtacccctgccctctgcccaggtGGGCCTGGCCCTCCAGCCTCACCTGGTGAagaggagccaggggctggggccccGGCCCAGCTCCGGGGCAGACCAGTGGCAGTCAATCCTGAGGATGTTGTTGGTGAGGCAGGCGAAACTTCCAGCCCCTAGCCCTGGGAACAGCAACCATTGGGAGCCCACAGTGGCTGtgtcagggcagggctgggggagggggaggacctGGAAACTGGCACCCTAACAGGGTAGACCCCAAAGAATAATACCAGGAGAGCTTACcgagggccaggctgggaggcCTCGAAAGCGACGGGCTCTGTGTGGCCCACAGCACCTGGGTGGGACTGGGGTCCAGGCTGGTCCTTGGAGGACAGGTCCCAGCACAGTTTGGGCCAAACCCTCCCCCGCGGGGTTTGACAGAGGACAGCCCTGCCCCGCAGTCCTGCCCCCCCACATCACCCAGTGACGAGTGCCCTCACCTCCTCCTTCCCCGGGCACCGGGACTCCCAAGCCGAGCCAGGTGCCGACCAGGAGCCAGGTGCTCATCCCTCTCGCCAGGGCCTCACTCCTCAAGGTCCAGCCTGcaaggggtggggctgaggggcaaTGTGTGAGGAGCACCCCCCAAGAAGTGCTCCCCAGGAGATCCTCCCTGTGAGGAGTGCCCCCCAACAGAGTGCTCTGAATGAGCCACCACCTACACACTCACCGTGTCCCGTGAAAGAAGCTGGGCACCCCGTCCAAGCTGCACTGACAAGCAGCCGAGGCTCGGACGGGCCAGTTGGCCTGACAAAGACTCACGGCTACAGCACGCAAGGGGGTGCCCTCACGCTCAGACCTCCTCGTGGGTCCTGAATCGGCTACACATCTGTGTCTGCCCAGCAGGCTCCTCTCCGGGACCGGTGTCATCTGCCAACCCAGACCCCTGTCCCCGGGCCCAGGCCCCATCCTGAACTCTGGCTTCACACCCTGTGCTGACAGTAACATGCATTTTCCACTGGGATTCCTGCAAGACTTGTGAGGTAGGAAGCCTGTCCCTGTTCACCGACCAGGGAGCTGACTCCCAAGAAGGGGAAGTGCCTTGCCAAGGGTCACACAGCTGACCTCTAACACAGcctctctcccttctgtctcCTTCAGTAAAGACCTATCCCAGGGTTCTGCTGCAGGAAGGCGTAGGAAGATGGCGGCGGGTGTCCGTGCAACAGAAGGCGCTTCCTAGGCTGTGTCTGGCACACCCCCGTTCAGAGGTGCTAGCCCAAGCCCCAGGACCCTGCAGGAACCAGAGGTTAGCTGGAGACAAGACTGGGTGTTAGGAAGTGCCTGGGTGCTGCAGGGAAGCTGCTGATGCCCTATCACCCGATTTGCAGCTCCAGATGGTACACTGATAGCTCCTAAGCAGGAAGCAGGGTCCACCTAGTTATGCAAGCCTGATGggagataaggaagcaaaaaagcaGACATACACACAGTCCTCAGCACACACTCACCAGGCAGCAGACACCACCCCCACACCGCCCCATGTCCCCGCACACTGTCTCTGCACCCTCAGCACAGACCCCTGCCAAGACCAAGAAGCCCTCACCCTTCCCTAGAATGAAGCGTCACCCGGTGCAGCACCAACCAGGCCTGGAGCGCCCGGCCCTCCAGCAGCAGTTACCAGATGCAGATGGGGGAGCCGCCAGACAGCAGCTCCCCCAGACAGCAGACAGGGCGTGTGAGGACAGGGTCAGAGTGAGCACCAGGACCTGGGGGAGCTCAGGCACCGCAGGCTGCAGGCCCCAGGTGGACAGCCACTGCCCCAGCCTGACGAGGAGCATTACTGAGGCAGGGCCGCCCCTCTCCTTGACAACGGGCATGGGGCTGGGTGCAGAAAGCCCCACCTGCATACTCCCTGGTCCTGTAAGAGGTACTGGAGTGACACCAGGGAGGCCTAATCACAGCTTGGACAATACCGAGTCTCAGCATGGCTGTGAGAGCCGCCAGAGAAGCCGGTGTCTGCTCCCTTGGGACAGAGTTGCCTCTAACACCTCCAGTCATCTGGGGAGCCTGGCTGATGTCACTATccagcactgcccctcccccatctggCCAATGGATACGGCCATCAGTCCACAACCATTCTGGCCACTTCCCAGAACCTGATCTCCTCCATAGCCTCACGGTCAAGGTCAGTCCGCCTGCTGTGGTTTCCTGGACCATCCCAAAGTCGTGCTGGATCCCTGCCTCAGGACCCACAGACACTGCCAGACCAGGAGCGTGTCTCCAGATAGACGCTGCCCCTCGCCTCCCTGGCCCTCATGCCCTGAGCATGCACCTGATGCCAGGTGGGACACCGGGCCACAGCAGGCAGGCCTGCCgtgggggctggctggggcccTTGGTGCCTCACAGCGCAGCCTCCAAGTCAGCTTCGCACCAGGTACTGCCCCCTTTTACAGAGTCTGTTTTATATTCTTCCATGGGAAGGGAGCGACACCCCTGTTACTCTCCCCGCCCAACCGAGGCTGGCAGACGCACAGGTGGATGAGATAGAAGTCGCTAATTAAATGACCACTTATCTTCTGTCTTCTCTCGGCTGGGCAGGAGGAATAAGGCCAGTTCCCGCCTCCCCAGAAACAGCTGGAACTTGGGGGACATGGGGCCTGTGCTAGGAAATGGAGTCGGAAATGGGAGCAGAAGCCAATTCCCCATTTGGGCCGCCCCGGCCCGTGCGGGCCGCCCTAGCGCGTGCGCCCGGCGCAGGTAGGAACTGCAGGTGCTCTCGGGCAGAAAGGGCTCGAGGACACTGCTTCCTATGGGGGCGCAAGCGGCTgcacagggcagggagcaggagaggtCGAGGCAGCTGGTGTGAGTCCAGTGAGGGGGCAGCGAAGGCTGGAGCAAGAGGACGGTGAGCAGAAGGGCAGCTCCGTCTGGGAGGCACGTGCCTGGG is a window of Desmodus rotundus isolate HL8 chromosome 1, HLdesRot8A.1, whole genome shotgun sequence DNA encoding:
- the IL9R gene encoding interleukin-9 receptor isoform X2; translation: MGPSRCVCGGWTLRSEALARGMSTWLLVGTWLGLGVPVPGEGGGLGAGSFACLTNNILRIDCHWSAPELGRGPSPWLLFTSNHKPGSEHRCVFRASVCTLVLPPEEVLVPSDNFTITLHRHISGKEQVSLVDPQYLPRRHVKLDPPSDLQSNVSSGSCVLTWSVSPALEPLASLFSYELAFKRQEEAWERARHKDRIVGVTLLTLEAVELDPGCVYEARLRVQMAALEGTMAEEEHYEGPWSEWSPPVFFASPQRQGSLIAPVGQPNSTLVAVSIFLLLTSLTYILFKLSPRVKRTFHQNVPSPVAFFQPLYSVHSGNFQTWTGTHRAGVRLSQDLVDAAAGASEPGVREAIVLLTYDPVDPWPFVGLEDEGTGTGLPADVLSASLEWGGQPPAYLPQEEWVAASPSRPASPQSEGGSADYCALGCYGGCRPSPFPGITQSSGPIQPLACDLPCDPQSLDVRQGGSHVGAGHNQRRNPGEEAA
- the IL9R gene encoding interleukin-9 receptor isoform X1; translation: MGPSRCVCGAPPLAGWTLRSEALARGMSTWLLVGTWLGLGVPVPGEGGGLGAGSFACLTNNILRIDCHWSAPELGRGPSPWLLFTSNHKPGSEHRCVFRASVCTLVLPPEEVLVPSDNFTITLHRHISGKEQVSLVDPQYLPRRHVKLDPPSDLQSNVSSGSCVLTWSVSPALEPLASLFSYELAFKRQEEAWERARHKDRIVGVTLLTLEAVELDPGCVYEARLRVQMAALEGTMAEEEHYEGPWSEWSPPVFFASPQRQGSLIAPVGQPNSTLVAVSIFLLLTSLTYILFKLSPRVKRTFHQNVPSPVAFFQPLYSVHSGNFQTWTGTHRAGVRLSQDLVDAAAGASEPGVREAIVLLTYDPVDPWPFVGLEDEGTGTGLPADVLSASLEWGGQPPAYLPQEEWVAASPSRPASPQSEGGSADYCALGCYGGCRPSPFPGITQSSGPIQPLACDLPCDPQSLDVRQGGSHVGAGHNQRRNPGEEAA